One part of the Treponema sp. OMZ 787 genome encodes these proteins:
- a CDS encoding DUF2004 domain-containing protein → MKKMEHQYFGQLNLAITDDAEVIWEKEIQGIDTCLWFDKNGEVPAGILDLYAQFLENIDDKIKEARKTLIAYLKDDSYYIDFHIEECGLEDLPSDITEFVSKMTVTNVDLWIDSEQPHIAMDFMIAPDESDEILCVKFGEDAKIISIDWES, encoded by the coding sequence ATGAAAAAAATGGAACATCAATACTTCGGTCAGTTGAATCTTGCGATAACAGACGATGCGGAAGTAATTTGGGAAAAAGAGATTCAGGGGATAGATACCTGTCTTTGGTTCGATAAAAATGGAGAAGTACCGGCCGGCATACTCGACCTTTATGCACAGTTTCTTGAGAACATAGATGATAAAATAAAAGAAGCAAGAAAAACACTTATAGCATATTTAAAAGATGACAGCTACTATATCGACTTTCATATTGAAGAATGCGGACTGGAAGATTTGCCGAGCGATATTACCGAGTTTGTAAGTAAAATGACGGTAACGAATGTAGACTTATGGATTGACAGTGAACAGCCGCACATCGCAATGGATTTTATGATTGCACCTGATGAAAGCGATGAAATACTCTGCGTAAAATTCGGTGAAGATGCAAAAATCATATCCATTGATTGGGAAAGTTAA
- a CDS encoding XRE family transcriptional regulator produces MKDAFEMMERYMSEEEVNKAKLKAERENFSIKLARIRELQELTQSEIANFSQSSVSRLEKRKDIKLSTLIDYIDSIGMGLEIKIYPKLTNSKVKEEVLLRT; encoded by the coding sequence ATGAAAGACGCGTTTGAAATGATGGAAAGATATATGAGTGAGGAAGAAGTAAATAAAGCAAAATTGAAAGCAGAAAGAGAAAATTTTTCAATCAAATTAGCTAGGATTAGAGAATTACAGGAACTTACTCAAAGCGAGATTGCAAATTTTAGTCAATCATCTGTTTCAAGATTAGAAAAAAGAAAGGATATAAAGCTATCAACACTTATTGATTATATTGATAGTATTGGAATGGGACTAGAAATAAAAATATATCCTAAATTAACTAATTCAAAAGTAAAAGAGGAAGTTTTATTAAGAACATAA
- a CDS encoding type II toxin-antitoxin system RelE/ParE family toxin: MWKVNVTEEYEEWYKSLDKDSMSELYYLTELLRLNGPELSRPYADIIHGSKKIKNLKELRGRTSETVLRVSFFFDKERKAILLIGGDKKGVNEKKFYKDLIKRSEEIAEKYGYI, encoded by the coding sequence ATGTGGAAAGTTAATGTAACGGAAGAATACGAAGAATGGTATAAATCTTTGGATAAGGATAGTATGTCAGAGTTGTACTATTTGACAGAACTTTTGAGATTAAATGGTCCTGAATTAAGCCGTCCATATGCGGATATTATCCATGGTTCAAAGAAGATAAAAAATTTAAAAGAATTAAGAGGCCGAACTTCTGAAACAGTTTTAAGAGTTTCTTTTTTCTTTGATAAGGAAAGAAAAGCAATTTTGCTTATAGGTGGGGATAAAAAAGGTGTAAATGAAAAGAAGTTTTATAAAGATTTAATAAAACGATCGGAAGAAATTGCTGAAAAATATGGATATATTTAG